Sequence from the Penicillium oxalicum strain HP7-1 chromosome IV, whole genome shotgun sequence genome:
TTCGGAGCCGACAAAATGGCCGTTCGACTTTTCGGCGTCACCGAGGTGAGTTGTTTCGCTGGTCTAGTAGATCTAGGACGATTGTTGACCATTATCAATTAGACTGGGCACTCGGCCATGTTGCATGTCACTGGCTTTCAGCATTATCTTTATATTGCCGCCCCAGTTGGATTCACAAAGGAGGATTGCGATCCGTATCGAGCGTTCCTGGAAACGAAACTTGCACAAATGGCCCCAGTCATTCAATCTGTAGAGGTCACCCTCAGAGAGAATCTTTACGGCTTTCAAGGCAATCAGAAAAGCTGGTACCTGAAGATTACCGTGACGGATCCCAAATTCATCGCACGATTACGCAGTGCGCTTGAAACTGGCAGTGGAACGATGAATTACAAAGGCCTTTGGAGTAATTCGGACTCGGGTATCCTGACCTTCGATAGCATTCAGTATCTTCTGCGGTTCATGATTGACACTGGATTGCACGGCATGTCATGGGTGGAAGCTCCAGCTGGGAAATATCGACTTTTGCCCGATCACGAAAGGCAATCCAACTGCCAGATAGAAGCGGTCATGGATTATCGCGACATGATCGCTCATGCTCCGAACGGCGAGTGGGCTAAAATGGCCCCGCTCCGGATCCTCTCTTTCGATATCGAGTGCGCTGGTCGCCAAGGCATTTTCCCCGAGCCCAATGTTGACCCGGTCATTCAAATTGCCAATGTGGTCACCCGGTACGGAGAGTCGAAGCCTTTCATTCGGAATGTCTTTTGCCTCGACACTTGCAGTCTCATCGTTAACACCCAGATTTTGGAgtttgagaaggaggaacGAATGTTGATGGCGTGGCGAGAGTTTGTGGAAAAGGTTGACCCGGATGTCATCATCGGATACAATATCGCCAACTTCGATTTTCCTTATTTATTGGACCGTGCAAAACATCTCAAGTGCGGGCAATTCCCATATTGGACGCGAGTGAGGAACTGCAAGACCGAAGCCAAAGAAGCTAGTTTCTCAAGCAAACAAATGGGCAATCGGGAGACCAAGGCGACCAATACCAACGGCAGAATTcagcttgatcttcttcaattGGTTCAGCGAGATCACCAGCTGCGAAGCTACACCCTCAATTCTGTCTCTTACGAGTTTCTTGGGGAGCAGAAGGAAGATGTCCATCACACGATGATCACGGAGCTCTTCAACGGCACACCTGATTCTCGACGTCGATTGGCGGTGTATTGCTTGAAAGACGCTTACTTGCCACAACGGCTAATGGACAAGCTGATGTGTTTGGTCAATTACACGGAAATGGCTAGGGTCACGGGTGTGCCATTCAACTACCTGCTTTCGCGTGGTCAGCAAGTCAAATTCATCAGTCAATTGTTCCGCAAAGCTCTTGAGCAACAGCTTGTCATTCCAAACTCGAAGTCGCAAGATGAGCAAGACTATGAGGGTGCTACTGTCATTGAGCCCAAGCGTGGCTACTACGGTGTTCCTATCGCTACCCTTGATTTCGCGTCTCTGTATCCGTCCATTATTCAAGCGCACAACCTGTGCTATACCACACTACTCAACAAGTCCAGTGTCGAGAAACTGGGGTTGAAAAAGGACGAAGATTACATCGTGACGCCGAACGGGGACCTTTTCTGTACCGCCAAGGTGCGTAAAGGTCTCCTGTCGCAAATTCTTGAGGAGTTGTTGGGAGCACGAAAGCGGGCTAAAAAAGAGTTGGCTAGCGAGACCGATCCTTTCAAGAAAGCCGTCCTGAACGGTCGTCAGCTTGCGTTGAAGATCAGCGCGAACAGTGTTTACGGTCTGACGGGTGCTACTGTGGGCAAGCTGCCCTGTCTTCCAATCGCTAGTAGTACGACCAGCTACGGTCGTCAAATGATCGAAAAAACCAAGGCGGAAGTGGAGGCGCGCTACACCATTGCCAACGGGTACTCCCACGATGCGCAGGTCATCTACGGTGATACTGATTCGGTCATGGTCAAGTTCGGCGTCACCGAGTTGGAAGAGGCGATGAAACTCGGCGAAGAAGCTGCAGACTACGTCTCCTCCAAGTTCATCAAGCCCATCAAGCTTGAGTTTGAGAAGGTCTATTTCCCCTACCTGCTCATCAACAAGAAACGATACGCAGGTCTATATTGGACCAACACCAAGAAACACGACAAGATGGACACCAAGGGTATTGAAACAGTGCGACGTGACAATTGCTTGCTGGTCCAGAATGTCATTGAAACCGTGCTGAATAAGATTTTGATTGAGCGTGATCTCGACGGTGCGCAAGAGTACGTCACCCTATTTAACCCTTGAAATCCCATGAAAATGCTGACCCAAGCCGTAGTTACGTGAAAGCCACGATCTCGGATCTGTTACAGAACAAAGTGGACATGTCGAAGCTAGTGATCACCAAGGCTTTGTCACAGAAGGAGTATGCGGCCAAGCAAGCTCACGTCGAGCTTGCTAAGCGCATGGCAAAACGAGATGCAGGATCCGCTCCCGCCCTTGGAGACCGTGTCGCCTACGTGATGATCAAGGGGGCTGCCAATTCAAAAGGCTACGAGCGGGCCGAGGACCCCATCTTCGTCTTGGAGAACAACATCCCCATTGACACCAAATACTACCTCGACAATCAGCTGGCGAATCCTCTTGGTCGGATTTTCGAGCCCATCTTGGGTGAAAAGAAAGCCAATCAGTTGTTGACCGGCGAACATACTCGCTCTATCTCGGTCGCTGCTCCTAGCTTGGGTGGGCTGATGAAGTTCACCAAGCGTACCCAGACCTGCATGGGCTGCAAAAAGCCCCTATCTGGGAAAGAGGAGATGGCGGGGGCTGTTTGTGCCAACTGTCGTCCACGGATTGGCGAGCTGTACACCAAGGCTCTCACAAAGGTCTCCGACTTGGAAGTCCGCTTTGGCCGGCTTTGGACCCAGTGCCAGCGTT
This genomic interval carries:
- a CDS encoding DNA polymerase delta catalytic subunit, producing MPEAVPPHKRALTDTTSNPRNNAVFSEAMKKRKLDQHPSSQFKSPATSIQRKGFGLSQPQKSQFEEEVLEKFTQDIGDLKGNNAEKDQQWERPPLVDFNPARDNICFQQIDAEEGRFGADKMAVRLFGVTETGHSAMLHVTGFQHYLYIAAPVGFTKEDCDPYRAFLETKLAQMAPVIQSVEVTLRENLYGFQGNQKSWYLKITVTDPKFIARLRSALETGSGTMNYKGLWSNSDSGILTFDSIQYLLRFMIDTGLHGMSWVEAPAGKYRLLPDHERQSNCQIEAVMDYRDMIAHAPNGEWAKMAPLRILSFDIECAGRQGIFPEPNVDPVIQIANVVTRYGESKPFIRNVFCLDTCSLIVNTQILEFEKEERMLMAWREFVEKVDPDVIIGYNIANFDFPYLLDRAKHLKCGQFPYWTRVRNCKTEAKEASFSSKQMGNRETKATNTNGRIQLDLLQLVQRDHQLRSYTLNSVSYEFLGEQKEDVHHTMITELFNGTPDSRRRLAVYCLKDAYLPQRLMDKLMCLVNYTEMARVTGVPFNYLLSRGQQVKFISQLFRKALEQQLVIPNSKSQDEQDYEGATVIEPKRGYYGVPIATLDFASLYPSIIQAHNLCYTTLLNKSSVEKLGLKKDEDYIVTPNGDLFCTAKVRKGLLSQILEELLGARKRAKKELASETDPFKKAVLNGRQLALKISANSVYGLTGATVGKLPCLPIASSTTSYGRQMIEKTKAEVEARYTIANGYSHDAQVIYGDTDSVMVKFGVTELEEAMKLGEEAADYVSSKFIKPIKLEFEKVYFPYLLINKKRYAGLYWTNTKKHDKMDTKGIETVRRDNCLLVQNVIETVLNKILIERDLDGAQDYVKATISDLLQNKVDMSKLVITKALSQKEYAAKQAHVELAKRMAKRDAGSAPALGDRVAYVMIKGAANSKGYERAEDPIFVLENNIPIDTKYYLDNQLANPLGRIFEPILGEKKANQLLTGEHTRSISVAAPSLGGLMKFTKRTQTCMGCKKPLSGKEEMAGAVCANCRPRIGELYTKALTKVSDLEVRFGRLWTQCQRCQGSLHCEVICSSRDCPIFYMRMKAKKDVEDSQKELSRFDFDAGACSAPVPWEEIFARHEAVLASHLEILGAVESQIASTGGEAFRAVSSMVTKTIQAMNQSKIARKQMLLRKAASQDVPSTSASSSSTKNTDSQPTSTETSSFKKRSSAEMADSPLPFQPLTPEDEGRAVKRRRDTAQENHPPTVSYVPPQSWETEDISEEVQRRLRIKEEKRRKRENTKPEKRKRESLQPDELPSRSEEHHRKKRARRTSSDLKRAAESFADKPAGENKAIEADAKWDLIIESRSRAKVCRKFPSYSLEASDWL